One genomic segment of Styela clava chromosome 3, kaStyClav1.hap1.2, whole genome shotgun sequence includes these proteins:
- the LOC120343302 gene encoding calcineurin subunit B type 1, which translates to MGNDLSLPMEMCSHFDPEEIARLGKRFRKLDLDNSGSLSVEEFMSLPELQQNPLVQRVIDIFDQDGNGEVDFREFIEGVSQFSVKGDKQSKLKFAFRIYDMDHDGFISNGELFQVLKMMVGSNLKDSQLQQIVDKTIIYADLDGDGKISFSEFCAMVDTLDVHKKMVVDV; encoded by the coding sequence atggGGAATGACTTATCTTTACCGATGGAAATGTGCTCTCATTTTGACCCGGAAGAAATTGCCAGATTGGGGAAGCGATTTCGAAAACTTGATCTTGACAACTCTGGTTCTCTGAGTGTTGAAGAATTTATGTCTCTACCAGAACTGCAACAAAATCCTCTTGTGCAACGAgtaattgatatttttgacCAGGATGGAAATGGAGAAGTGGATTTCCGAGAATTTATCGAAGGAGTTTCTCAATTCAGTGTGAAAGGTGACAAACAGTCCAAGCTGAAGTTTGCATTTAGGATTTATGACATGGATCATGATGGCTTTATCTCCAATGGCGAACTTTTCCAAGTGTTGAAAATGATGGTTGGAAGCAATCTCAAAGACTCACAGCTACAACAGATTGTTGATAAGACAATCATTTATGCAGACCTTGATGGCGAtggtaaaatttcattttctgagTTTTGCGCCATGGTCGATACTCTTGATGTTCATAAGAAAATGGTGGTAGATGtatga